From Aquabacter sp. L1I39, the proteins below share one genomic window:
- the murG gene encoding undecaprenyldiphospho-muramoylpentapeptide beta-N-acetylglucosaminyltransferase codes for MSAGPILLAAGGTGGHLFPAEALAAALTARGLTVDLVTDSRAAKYAGHFPARALHVLPADTVRGRSPVALARTAFTLASGFVAGLSLLRKVRPAVVVGFGGYPTLPPVMAATVLRIPTLIHEANGVMGRANRLLAGRVTAIATGFDGVTDADPALAAKTVRTGNPLRPAAIAAASVPYGAPEAGGPIHLLVFGGSQGARVMSDVVPPALEKLDPALRARLHVVQQAREEDLPRVRDTYARIGVAAEVAPFFQDLPARMAAAQLVISRSGASTVAELAALGRPALLVPLPNALDQDQAANARSLERIGGARVMPQANFTPDTLAQTLGELAGNPAALTAMAEAARSAGALDAAERLADLVARLAAGQPAAPLFKPGQPTPAPDFRRQRRTRWRRHQGHAG; via the coding sequence ATGAGCGCAGGTCCCATTCTGCTGGCCGCCGGGGGCACGGGCGGCCATCTCTTCCCCGCCGAAGCGCTGGCCGCGGCGCTCACCGCGCGCGGTCTGACGGTGGATCTGGTCACCGATAGCCGCGCGGCCAAATATGCCGGCCATTTCCCGGCGCGCGCGCTCCATGTGCTGCCCGCAGACACGGTGCGCGGGCGCTCGCCCGTCGCGCTCGCCCGCACCGCCTTCACCCTGGCGTCCGGCTTCGTGGCGGGCCTTTCCTTGCTGCGGAAGGTACGCCCCGCCGTGGTGGTGGGCTTCGGCGGCTATCCGACCTTGCCGCCGGTGATGGCCGCCACCGTCCTGCGCATCCCCACCCTCATCCATGAGGCGAACGGCGTCATGGGCCGCGCCAACCGGCTGCTGGCCGGCCGGGTCACCGCCATCGCCACCGGCTTCGACGGCGTCACCGACGCCGACCCGGCGTTGGCCGCGAAGACCGTGCGCACCGGCAACCCGCTGCGCCCCGCCGCCATCGCCGCCGCCTCCGTTCCCTATGGGGCGCCGGAAGCGGGCGGCCCCATCCATCTCCTCGTCTTCGGCGGCAGCCAGGGTGCCCGCGTCATGTCCGACGTGGTGCCGCCGGCGCTGGAAAAGCTCGACCCGGCCTTGCGGGCGCGCCTCCATGTGGTGCAGCAGGCCCGCGAGGAAGACCTCCCCCGGGTGCGGGACACCTATGCCCGCATCGGCGTCGCCGCCGAGGTGGCGCCCTTCTTCCAGGATCTGCCCGCCCGCATGGCGGCGGCACAGCTTGTCATTTCGCGCTCGGGCGCCTCCACGGTGGCGGAACTGGCGGCGCTCGGCCGCCCCGCCCTTCTGGTGCCCCTGCCCAACGCCCTCGACCAGGACCAGGCGGCCAATGCCCGCTCCCTGGAGCGCATCGGCGGCGCCCGTGTGATGCCGCAGGCCAATTTCACCCCGGACACGCTGGCGCAGACCCTTGGCGAACTCGCAGGCAACCCCGCCGCATTGACAGCCATGGCCGAGGCGGCCAGAAGCGCCGGCGCGCTCGATGCCGCCGAACGGCTCGCCGACCTCGTGGCGCGCTTGGCGGCGGGCCAGCCGGCCGCGCCTCTCTTTAAGCCGGGGCAACCGACCCCGGCACCCGATTTCAGGCGACAGCGGCGCACCCGCTGGCGCCGGCACCAAGGACACGCAGGATGA
- a CDS encoding DUF1656 domain-containing protein encodes MGTLDILGIYVPTLLVEALAALLATVLLTRLLARTGFYRLAWHPALLNVSLFVILLAAISLSGGFRGWVVP; translated from the coding sequence ATGGGCACGCTGGACATTCTCGGCATCTATGTCCCCACGCTGCTGGTGGAGGCGCTCGCCGCGCTGCTCGCGACCGTCCTCCTCACGCGACTGCTGGCGCGCACGGGCTTCTATCGGCTTGCCTGGCATCCCGCGCTTTTGAACGTGTCGCTGTTCGTGATCCTTCTGGCGGCGATCTCCCTTTCCGGCGGCTTCAGGGGTTGGGTGGTGCCATGA
- a CDS encoding ligase-associated DNA damage response DEXH box helicase encodes MSDRTALIAEALPEAFHHWFAARGWQARAHQLALLERARLGRSTLLIAPTGAGKTLAGFLPSLVELSAGRNPKRKAEAADRAPPDKLSPLHTLYISPLKALAVDIARNLETPIGEMGLPIRVETRTGDTPSSRRQRQRRDPPDILLTTPEQLSLLLASKDGAHLFSGLKRVVLDELHALVTSKRGDLLALALARLRTLAPGLQCVGLSATVAEPDDLRRYLVAQDGTGPLADLVVAEGGASPDLSMLETQVAMPWATHTALHALPEVYALIKTRRMSLVFVNTRWQAEFLFQELWRINDDNLPIALHHGSLDVEQRRKVEAAMAAGRLKAVVCTSSLDLGIDWGDVDQVINVGAPKGSSRLMQRIGRANHRLDESSHAVLVPANRFEVLECRAALEAVRAGAQDTPPERTGALDVLAQHVLGMACADPFSADALHAEVCSAAPYRDLSREDFDAVVDFVATGGYALRAYERYAKIRRTKDGLWRVANPAIAQAYRLNVGTIVEATMIKVRLVTSRGGAKSGPAGRVRFGGRVLGEVEEYFVETMVPGDTFVFAGEILRYEAMVEDEIYVSRSTATEPKVPSYEGGKFPLSTFLAAGVRALLAEPARWAHLPGQVRHWLELQQARSRLPGRSDLLVETFARAGRHYLVAYPFEGRLAHQTLGMLLTRRLERARLKPLGFVANDYAIAVFAAGDMGAAVSGGRLSLEALFDADMLGDDLEAWLAESALMKRTFRYCAVVAGLIERRFPGKEKTSRQVTVSTDLIYDVLRRHQPDHLLLRAARADAATGLLDVRRLSDLLTRIRGHIVHQPLERVSPLSVPVLLEIGRENVGTAETNEALLAEAEEELVREAME; translated from the coding sequence GTGTCCGATCGCACCGCCCTCATCGCCGAGGCACTCCCGGAGGCCTTTCACCATTGGTTCGCCGCGCGCGGCTGGCAGGCGCGCGCCCACCAACTGGCGCTCCTGGAGCGCGCCCGGCTCGGCCGCTCCACCTTGCTCATCGCGCCCACCGGCGCCGGCAAGACGCTGGCGGGCTTCCTGCCGAGCCTCGTTGAACTGAGCGCCGGCCGAAACCCCAAGCGCAAGGCTGAAGCGGCGGACCGTGCGCCGCCGGACAAGCTCTCCCCGCTCCACACGCTCTATATCTCGCCCTTGAAGGCGCTGGCGGTGGACATTGCCCGCAATCTGGAGACCCCGATCGGCGAGATGGGCCTGCCCATCCGGGTGGAGACGCGCACCGGCGATACGCCGTCCTCCCGCCGCCAGCGCCAGCGGCGCGATCCGCCGGACATCCTGCTCACCACGCCCGAGCAGCTCTCCCTGCTGCTCGCCTCCAAGGACGGGGCGCATCTGTTCTCGGGGCTGAAGCGGGTGGTGCTCGACGAACTGCATGCGCTGGTCACCTCCAAGCGCGGCGACCTGCTGGCGCTGGCCTTGGCGCGGCTGCGGACATTGGCGCCGGGCCTGCAATGCGTCGGCCTGTCCGCCACCGTCGCCGAGCCGGACGATCTGCGCCGCTATCTGGTGGCGCAGGACGGCACCGGCCCGCTCGCGGACCTCGTGGTGGCGGAGGGGGGCGCCTCGCCCGATCTGTCCATGCTGGAGACCCAGGTGGCCATGCCCTGGGCCACCCATACGGCGCTCCATGCGCTGCCGGAGGTCTATGCCCTCATCAAGACGCGGCGGATGAGCCTCGTCTTCGTCAATACGCGCTGGCAGGCGGAGTTCCTGTTCCAGGAGCTCTGGCGCATCAATGACGACAATCTCCCCATCGCCCTCCATCACGGCTCGCTGGACGTGGAGCAGCGCCGCAAGGTGGAAGCGGCCATGGCGGCGGGGCGGCTGAAGGCGGTGGTGTGCACTTCCTCCCTCGATCTTGGCATCGACTGGGGCGATGTGGACCAGGTCATCAATGTGGGCGCCCCCAAGGGGTCCTCGCGCCTCATGCAGCGCATCGGCCGCGCCAATCATCGCCTCGATGAAAGCTCCCACGCGGTGTTGGTGCCCGCCAACCGGTTCGAGGTGCTGGAATGCCGCGCGGCGCTGGAGGCGGTGCGGGCGGGGGCGCAGGACACCCCGCCCGAGCGCACCGGCGCCCTCGACGTGCTCGCCCAGCACGTGCTCGGCATGGCCTGCGCCGATCCCTTTTCGGCGGACGCCCTCCATGCGGAAGTGTGCTCGGCCGCGCCCTATCGGGATTTGAGCCGGGAGGATTTCGACGCGGTGGTGGATTTCGTCGCCACCGGCGGCTACGCGCTGCGCGCCTATGAGCGCTACGCCAAGATCCGCCGCACCAAGGACGGGCTGTGGCGCGTAGCCAATCCCGCCATCGCCCAGGCCTATAGGCTGAATGTGGGCACCATCGTGGAAGCCACCATGATCAAGGTGCGCCTCGTGACCTCCCGCGGCGGGGCCAAGAGCGGGCCGGCGGGGCGGGTGCGGTTCGGCGGGCGGGTGCTCGGCGAGGTGGAGGAATATTTCGTCGAGACCATGGTGCCCGGCGACACCTTCGTCTTTGCCGGCGAAATCCTGCGTTACGAGGCCATGGTGGAGGACGAGATCTATGTCTCCCGCTCCACCGCCACCGAGCCCAAGGTGCCCTCCTATGAGGGCGGCAAGTTTCCGCTCTCCACCTTCCTGGCGGCGGGCGTGCGGGCGCTCTTGGCCGAGCCCGCGCGCTGGGCGCATCTGCCGGGGCAGGTGCGGCACTGGCTGGAATTGCAGCAGGCCCGCTCTCGCTTGCCGGGGCGCTCCGACCTCCTGGTGGAGACCTTCGCCCGCGCCGGGCGCCATTATCTGGTGGCCTATCCCTTCGAGGGGCGTCTTGCCCACCAGACCCTGGGGATGCTGCTCACCCGCCGGCTGGAGCGGGCGCGGCTGAAGCCCCTGGGCTTCGTAGCCAATGACTATGCCATCGCCGTCTTCGCCGCTGGCGACATGGGGGCGGCGGTCTCGGGCGGGCGGCTCTCCCTGGAAGCGCTGTTCGATGCGGACATGCTGGGCGATGACCTGGAGGCGTGGCTGGCGGAAAGCGCGCTCATGAAGCGCACCTTCCGCTATTGCGCGGTGGTGGCGGGGCTGATCGAGCGCCGCTTTCCAGGCAAGGAGAAGACCTCGCGGCAGGTCACCGTCTCCACCGACCTCATTTATGACGTGCTGCGCCGCCACCAGCCGGACCATCTGCTGCTGCGCGCCGCCCGCGCGGATGCCGCCACCGGCCTCCTGGACGTGCGCCGACTCTCCGACCTGCTGACGCGCATCCGGGGCCATATCGTCCACCAGCCGCTGGAGCGGGTCTCGCCGCTCTCGGTGCCCGTCCTGCTGGAGATCGGGCGGGAGAATGTGGGCACCGCCGAGACCAACGAGGCCCTCCTTGCGGAGGCGGAAGAGGAACTGGTGCGCGAGGCGATGGAATAG
- a CDS encoding FUSC family protein, which produces MTTSSQTLRPPPAGVSFNRLAPLPASILFAVRTALTALLALYIAFAAGLERPAWAMVTVFILSQPISGAVISKSLYRACGTLVGALFTVLMVPALVDTPGLLILAFSLWMGLCLYLAVRDRSPRAYAFTLAGYTSAIIGFGDLDAPYEVFYTALARIEEIGVGLLCATLASALVVPQTAEAAARARLGTWLSTAHAHLARLLALDLDRKAIAHDERKLAAEIAAIHSLMIFVSYEPSAGRAVRECLRQAFDRMLILLETMAEIRDRLVVLKGEGGLDPALSAIAARMADWLKDLPAADPSAGQQLEQALDAYSPAAADLTGATALNLAARLRDTLDLGHDFATLWLALRDQKPVAEADLRVKAPRSNRALPAIDFSYVVRTALALVLGIWIIGAFWIYSAWPAGAQAIIMVSIITCVTAAQQDQVQATLGFVRATLIAIVGVFIYQFGLLPLATDFFQLSLLVLPALLAIGLMVATPSWNAQGVRIAIIFTALLGLENIFSQDLAAFLNNNLAVLIGMGVVAVMSSLLRSRSPRVVAARLLRAGWRDIAAMATAPGGPARDGLMRRMVDRLGLMAPVKDTSRTDEAEAAFAAAFAARGMLDLSGIAPFLAEGDRRRIEDLVRDVGTYYRQLAAAGGTADPAPVLATLDGLRPCALPAPGSSERQAMVALVTLRRGLLLGAETLQAAREEA; this is translated from the coding sequence GTGACGACGAGCAGCCAGACCCTGCGCCCGCCCCCGGCCGGTGTCAGCTTCAACCGCCTCGCGCCGCTCCCGGCCTCCATCCTGTTCGCGGTGCGCACGGCGCTGACCGCGCTCCTTGCCCTTTACATCGCCTTTGCCGCGGGGCTGGAGCGGCCGGCCTGGGCCATGGTGACGGTGTTCATCCTGTCGCAGCCCATTTCGGGCGCGGTCATCTCCAAGAGCCTCTACCGCGCCTGCGGCACCCTGGTGGGCGCCCTGTTCACGGTGCTCATGGTGCCCGCGCTGGTGGACACGCCCGGCCTGCTCATCCTGGCCTTCTCGCTTTGGATGGGCCTGTGCCTCTATTTGGCGGTGCGCGACCGTTCCCCCCGCGCCTATGCCTTCACGCTGGCCGGCTATACTTCGGCCATCATCGGCTTCGGCGATCTCGATGCGCCCTATGAGGTGTTCTACACGGCCCTTGCGCGCATTGAGGAGATCGGCGTCGGGCTCCTCTGCGCCACGCTCGCCTCGGCCCTGGTGGTGCCCCAGACCGCCGAGGCTGCCGCCCGCGCCCGGCTCGGCACCTGGCTGAGCACGGCGCACGCGCATCTCGCCCGCCTGCTGGCGCTGGACCTCGATCGCAAGGCCATCGCCCATGACGAGCGCAAGCTCGCCGCCGAGATCGCGGCCATCCACAGCCTGATGATCTTCGTCTCCTACGAGCCCTCGGCGGGGCGGGCGGTTCGCGAGTGCCTGCGGCAGGCCTTCGATCGCATGTTGATTCTCCTGGAGACCATGGCCGAGATCCGCGACCGCCTGGTGGTGCTCAAGGGGGAAGGCGGGCTCGACCCGGCCCTCTCGGCCATCGCCGCCCGCATGGCCGACTGGCTCAAGGACCTGCCCGCCGCCGATCCTTCCGCCGGTCAGCAGCTGGAACAGGCGCTCGACGCCTATAGCCCTGCCGCCGCCGACCTGACGGGCGCCACCGCCCTGAACCTCGCAGCCCGGCTGCGCGACACTCTGGATCTCGGCCACGACTTCGCCACCCTATGGCTTGCCCTGCGCGACCAAAAACCGGTGGCGGAGGCGGACCTGCGCGTGAAGGCGCCGCGCAGCAATCGCGCACTGCCCGCCATCGACTTCTCCTATGTGGTACGGACCGCCCTCGCCCTAGTGCTGGGCATCTGGATCATCGGCGCGTTCTGGATCTACTCCGCCTGGCCGGCGGGGGCGCAGGCCATCATCATGGTGTCCATCATCACCTGCGTCACCGCCGCCCAGCAGGACCAGGTGCAGGCCACGCTGGGCTTCGTGCGCGCCACCCTCATCGCCATCGTGGGCGTGTTCATCTACCAGTTCGGCCTGTTGCCGCTGGCCACTGATTTCTTCCAGCTCTCGCTCCTGGTGCTTCCGGCTCTTCTGGCCATCGGGCTGATGGTGGCGACCCCCTCATGGAACGCCCAGGGCGTGCGCATCGCCATCATCTTCACGGCCCTGCTCGGTCTGGAGAACATCTTTTCCCAGGACCTCGCCGCCTTCCTGAACAACAATCTGGCGGTGCTCATCGGCATGGGCGTGGTGGCGGTCATGTCGAGCCTTCTGCGCTCGCGCTCGCCACGGGTGGTGGCGGCGCGGCTGCTGCGGGCGGGCTGGCGGGACATCGCCGCCATGGCCACGGCGCCCGGCGGCCCGGCCCGCGACGGCCTCATGCGCCGCATGGTGGACCGGCTCGGCCTGATGGCACCGGTGAAGGATACGAGCCGCACCGACGAGGCGGAAGCCGCCTTCGCCGCCGCCTTCGCCGCGCGCGGCATGCTGGACCTGTCGGGCATCGCCCCCTTTCTGGCGGAGGGCGACCGGCGCCGCATCGAAGACCTCGTGCGGGATGTGGGCACCTATTATCGCCAGCTTGCGGCGGCGGGCGGAACGGCAGACCCGGCACCGGTGCTCGCCACCCTGGACGGGCTGCGCCCCTGTGCCCTGCCGGCGCCCGGCAGCAGCGAGCGGCAAGCGATGGTGGCGCTCGTGACCTTGCGCCGGGGTCTTCTCCTGGGTGCCGAGACGCTTCAAGCGGCGCGCGAGGAGGCCTGA
- a CDS encoding SRPBCC domain-containing protein, giving the protein MSLATPIDADDVCARVERLILAPPERVFDAFLDPAFIPLWFAPGLGPMTRVEVEARPGGRFHLDQRRETGIVAHSGTYEVIDRPRQLVFTWEVEGSGGISQVSLDFAPHKGGTLVCVTHALGAGFEPYVERTEGGWARMLEGLGHGLEREPGRFLEPRAVRFERLLPAPPARVWAYLTQSDKRALWLAAGDMPTEVGAPFDLHYANGTLTGGAPPRQDRLKAFDGPISSSHVLLAMEPPHRLAFSWGGRREPQSRVTFELEAAGAGTKLTVIHERLPDARETVMVSSGWHTHLAVLVDVLAERRTVDFWPLFEDMEGVYAGRVAPDAAD; this is encoded by the coding sequence ATGAGCCTTGCCACCCCGATCGACGCGGACGATGTCTGCGCCCGCGTGGAACGCCTGATCCTCGCCCCGCCGGAGCGCGTGTTCGATGCCTTCCTCGATCCCGCTTTCATTCCCCTGTGGTTCGCCCCCGGCCTCGGGCCCATGACGCGGGTGGAGGTGGAGGCCCGGCCGGGTGGTCGGTTCCATCTCGACCAGCGCCGCGAGACCGGCATCGTGGCCCACTCCGGCACCTATGAGGTCATCGACCGGCCGCGCCAGCTCGTCTTTACCTGGGAGGTGGAGGGTTCAGGCGGCATCAGCCAGGTGAGCCTCGACTTCGCGCCCCACAAGGGCGGCACGCTGGTGTGCGTCACCCATGCCCTCGGCGCCGGCTTCGAGCCCTATGTGGAGCGCACCGAAGGCGGCTGGGCGCGCATGCTGGAGGGCCTCGGCCACGGCCTGGAGCGAGAGCCCGGTCGGTTCCTCGAGCCCCGCGCGGTGCGGTTCGAGCGCCTCCTGCCGGCCCCGCCCGCGCGCGTCTGGGCCTATCTGACCCAGTCCGACAAGCGCGCTCTGTGGCTGGCGGCCGGAGACATGCCCACGGAGGTGGGCGCCCCCTTCGATCTGCATTACGCCAATGGCACGCTCACCGGCGGCGCCCCGCCGCGCCAAGACCGCCTGAAGGCCTTCGACGGCCCGATCTCCTCGTCCCATGTCCTGCTGGCGATGGAGCCGCCCCACCGCCTCGCTTTCTCCTGGGGCGGGCGGCGGGAGCCCCAGTCCCGCGTGACCTTCGAGTTGGAAGCCGCGGGGGCGGGAACGAAGCTCACCGTCATCCATGAGCGGCTGCCCGATGCGCGCGAGACCGTCATGGTGTCGTCGGGCTGGCACACCCATCTGGCGGTGCTCGTCGACGTGCTGGCGGAGCGGCGGACGGTGGATTTCTGGCCGCTGTTCGAAGACATGGAAGGTGTCTATGCCGGTCGCGTGGCGCCGGATGCGGCCGATTGA
- a CDS encoding efflux RND transporter periplasmic adaptor subunit — MTSVFANVGRMLLTLVIVAIAGGLGVVLWRYYMEAPWTRDGLVHADVVTLAPDVSGLVIEVLVRENQTVKKGDVLFHIDPSRFEIALRLAEAQVQSRQAASEEAASILARFEGAGELAVTQEAVANQRYAAAIAKAAYDQAVADRDLAKLNLDRTKVRASVNGAVTNFDLKPGDYVTAGKGVFPLVDTDSLAVNGFFEETKLSRIKVGDKVRVTLMGGGTYSGTVEGIAAAISGDIPQDSQLLQNVNPVFNWVRLARRIPVRITLDPPVDRSQLISGRSATVEILERDPTK, encoded by the coding sequence ATGACGTCCGTGTTCGCAAATGTGGGTCGCATGCTGCTGACCCTGGTCATCGTCGCCATCGCCGGCGGCCTCGGCGTCGTGCTGTGGCGCTACTATATGGAGGCGCCCTGGACGCGGGACGGCCTCGTCCATGCGGACGTGGTGACGCTGGCCCCCGACGTGTCCGGCCTTGTGATCGAGGTGCTGGTCCGCGAGAACCAGACGGTGAAGAAAGGCGACGTGCTGTTCCACATCGACCCCTCGCGCTTCGAGATCGCGCTGCGCCTTGCGGAGGCCCAGGTGCAGAGCCGGCAGGCAGCCAGCGAGGAGGCCGCCTCCATCCTCGCCCGCTTCGAGGGCGCCGGCGAATTGGCGGTCACGCAGGAGGCGGTCGCCAACCAGCGCTACGCCGCCGCCATCGCCAAGGCCGCCTATGACCAGGCGGTGGCCGATCGCGACCTCGCCAAGCTCAATCTCGACCGCACCAAGGTGCGCGCCTCGGTGAACGGGGCGGTCACCAATTTCGACCTGAAGCCGGGAGACTATGTCACCGCCGGCAAGGGGGTTTTCCCCCTGGTGGATACGGACAGCCTCGCCGTGAACGGCTTTTTCGAGGAAACGAAGCTCTCGCGCATCAAGGTGGGCGACAAGGTGCGGGTGACGCTGATGGGGGGCGGCACCTATTCCGGCACCGTGGAGGGCATCGCGGCCGCCATTTCCGGCGACATCCCGCAGGACAGCCAGTTGCTCCAGAACGTCAATCCGGTCTTCAACTGGGTCCGGCTCGCCCGCCGCATTCCCGTGCGCATCACGCTCGACCCGCCGGTGGACCGCTCGCAACTCATTTCCGGCCGCTCGGCCACGGTGGAGATTCTAGAGCGCGATCCGACCAAGTGA
- the ftsW gene encoding putative lipid II flippase FtsW, producing MMSRADRTVLSEWWWTVDRLLLGALFTLMVIGVVLCLAASPPVAARLGINDPFHFVNRQVFFLIPAAIVMVVTSFLTPRTIRRVCIVIFCLFLVLLFATLVMGPEVKGARRWLVLAGVTVQPSEFIKPAFVVLAAWLFSESGKRPEMPAQALAIGLLGIVLVPLVLQPDFGQTMLVCLVWGALFFLAGLRWIWMVGLVGLGVGGLLVAYQVVTHVRKRIDRFLDPASGDTYQIDTALESFRHGGWFGQGPGEGTVKRILPDGHTDFVFAVAAEEFGIILCLILLSLFAFIILRSLTRALDEQDPFARFAATGLALLFGLQACINMAVNVHLMPAKGMTLPFISYGGSSLISIAFGMGMLLALSRRRPGAAALAALSEGSHEPAPPRGASPAGAA from the coding sequence ATGATGTCGCGCGCCGATCGCACCGTGCTCAGCGAGTGGTGGTGGACGGTTGACCGCCTGCTGCTGGGCGCCCTGTTCACCCTCATGGTGATCGGGGTGGTGCTCTGCCTTGCCGCCAGCCCGCCGGTCGCCGCGCGCCTCGGCATCAATGATCCGTTCCACTTCGTGAACCGGCAGGTCTTCTTCCTGATCCCCGCCGCCATCGTGATGGTGGTGACGTCCTTCCTGACGCCGCGCACCATCCGCCGGGTGTGCATCGTCATCTTCTGCCTCTTCCTGGTGCTGCTGTTCGCGACCCTGGTCATGGGTCCGGAGGTGAAGGGCGCGCGGCGGTGGTTGGTGTTGGCGGGCGTCACGGTGCAGCCGTCCGAATTCATCAAGCCGGCTTTTGTGGTGCTGGCGGCCTGGCTCTTCTCCGAGAGCGGCAAGCGGCCGGAAATGCCGGCCCAGGCGCTGGCGATCGGGCTGCTCGGCATCGTGCTGGTGCCCCTCGTGCTCCAGCCGGACTTCGGCCAGACCATGCTGGTCTGCCTCGTCTGGGGCGCACTGTTCTTCCTGGCGGGCCTGCGCTGGATCTGGATGGTGGGCCTCGTGGGCCTCGGCGTCGGCGGCTTGCTGGTCGCCTACCAGGTGGTGACGCATGTGAGGAAGCGCATCGACCGCTTCCTGGACCCTGCCTCCGGCGACACCTATCAGATCGATACGGCGCTGGAGAGCTTCCGCCATGGCGGCTGGTTCGGCCAGGGGCCGGGCGAGGGCACGGTCAAGCGCATCCTGCCCGACGGCCACACCGACTTCGTCTTCGCCGTGGCGGCGGAGGAGTTCGGCATCATCCTGTGCCTCATCCTCCTGTCGCTGTTCGCTTTCATCATCCTGCGCAGCCTCACCCGCGCGCTGGACGAGCAGGACCCCTTCGCCCGCTTCGCCGCCACTGGCCTGGCGCTGCTGTTCGGCCTCCAGGCCTGCATCAACATGGCGGTGAACGTGCACCTCATGCCCGCCAAGGGCATGACGCTGCCCTTCATCTCCTATGGCGGCTCCTCGCTCATCTCCATCGCCTTCGGCATGGGCATGTTGCTGGCTTTGTCACGCCGCCGCCCGGGCGCGGCCGCATTGGCGGCGTTGAGCGAAGGGTCCCATGAGCCGGCCCCGCCCCGGGGCGCCAGCCCGGCGGGCGCGGCATGA
- a CDS encoding ArsR/SmtB family transcription factor, whose protein sequence is MVEYQALDRVFHALADPTRRDMLHRLSGGEHSVGALAAPLRMSLAAASKHVKVLEGAGLVRRRISGRTHLCRLDPAPLAQIGAWLRFYQHFWDQSLEALDAALRAETEGEGATPDPSDTHHKGETP, encoded by the coding sequence ATGGTTGAATATCAAGCCCTCGATCGTGTCTTCCACGCCCTCGCCGACCCCACCCGGCGGGACATGCTCCACCGGCTCTCGGGCGGCGAGCACAGCGTCGGCGCCCTGGCCGCGCCGTTGCGCATGTCGCTGGCGGCGGCCTCCAAGCATGTGAAGGTGCTGGAGGGAGCCGGCCTGGTGCGCCGGCGCATTTCCGGCCGCACCCATCTGTGCCGGCTCGATCCGGCGCCGCTGGCACAGATCGGCGCTTGGCTGCGCTTCTACCAGCACTTCTGGGACCAGAGCCTGGAGGCCCTCGACGCCGCGCTGCGCGCCGAAACGGAAGGGGAGGGGGCAACGCCCGACCCATCGGACACCCATCACAAGGGAGAAACGCCATGA
- a CDS encoding GGDEF domain-containing protein has product MDQIGLRLAALHQHTPVLMAAYDGHDRLRYANAAFRAAFFLSPADAPTWAEIMRRNHGEKRGTVIRATDFEAWLVSTQARRGKTAFRAFETDLHDGRWLWMTETVQPDGWMLCIASDITTMRADERAVRQDRDFAIRAAQTDTLTGIANRRFMTERMEDVVRASSVAGRSAGCICVMDLDHFKVVNDRFGHMAGDAVLKDFAVRVLPMMRRGDSFGRVGGEEFVLVMPGTGPQEAALVAERMLATIRHSRPLPERPDFTYAFSAGITAALPDDTVISLYARADRALYAAKLHGRGRIFRDDDPVLLTQVG; this is encoded by the coding sequence ATGGACCAAATCGGACTGCGGCTTGCCGCGCTCCACCAGCATACCCCCGTCCTCATGGCCGCCTATGACGGCCATGACCGGCTGCGCTATGCCAATGCCGCGTTCCGCGCCGCCTTCTTCCTGTCGCCGGCCGACGCGCCCACCTGGGCCGAGATCATGCGGCGCAACCACGGCGAGAAGCGGGGCACCGTGATCCGGGCAACGGATTTCGAGGCCTGGCTCGTCTCCACCCAGGCGCGGCGGGGCAAGACCGCCTTCCGTGCCTTCGAGACCGACCTGCATGACGGGCGCTGGCTCTGGATGACCGAGACGGTCCAGCCGGACGGCTGGATGCTGTGCATTGCCAGCGACATCACCACCATGCGCGCGGACGAGCGGGCGGTCCGGCAGGATCGCGACTTCGCGATCCGCGCGGCACAGACGGACACGCTGACCGGCATCGCCAACCGGCGGTTCATGACCGAGCGCATGGAAGATGTGGTCCGGGCCTCCAGCGTCGCCGGACGCTCGGCGGGGTGCATCTGCGTGATGGACCTCGACCATTTCAAGGTGGTCAACGATCGCTTTGGCCACATGGCGGGCGATGCGGTGCTGAAGGATTTTGCCGTGCGCGTGCTGCCCATGATGCGGCGCGGGGACAGCTTCGGCCGGGTGGGTGGCGAGGAATTCGTGCTCGTCATGCCCGGCACCGGGCCGCAGGAGGCCGCCCTGGTGGCGGAGCGCATGCTGGCCACCATCCGCCATTCCCGCCCGCTGCCGGAGCGGCCGGACTTCACCTATGCCTTCTCGGCCGGCATCACCGCCGCGCTTCCCGACGACACCGTCATCTCCCTCTATGCGCGGGCGGACCGCGCGCTCTATGCGGCCAAGCTCCATGGGCGGGGCCGCATCTTCCGGGATGACGATCCGGTGCTCCTGACCCAGGTGGGGTAG